The Niastella koreensis GR20-10 genome includes a window with the following:
- a CDS encoding alpha-ketoacid dehydrogenase subunit alpha/beta, whose amino-acid sequence MHFDSKDLTYDQLVHLYKSLLLPRLIEEKMLVLLRQGKISKWFSGIGQEAIAVGVTQALDEDEWILPLHRNLGVFTSRHMPLHKLLMQWQGNQSGYSKGRERSFHFGNAQHHICGMISHLGPQLGIADGIALAHKLRKEDKVVVVFTGEGGTSEGDFHEAVNVAAVWDLPVIFVIENNGYALSTPVNEQYRCEALVEKARGYGIDGVKIDGNNILNVYDTIKGVKKYCLEYQRPYLVECATFRMRGHEEASGTKYVPQYLFEVWDIKDPIRNFEQFLLSKQVLKKEELDAIHQDLKDYVDVECNIGFNAKPMYVDTGRELREVYAENKLDVRGMRYDEENPEAAGSVKEQRFIDAIKEGLHQSMQQHADLILMGQDIAEYGGVFKITEGFVEEFGKDRVRNTPLCESAILGAALGLNIQGYRSMIEMQFADFVTMGFTQIVNNLAKIHYRWGQSANVVIRMPCGAGVGAGPFHSQTNEAWFVHTPGLKVVYPSTPADAKGLLIAAINDPNPVLFFEHKALYRSVHGNVPEGYYETEIGKARHARAGEDCSIITYGQGVIWAEEYAAHHPEVSIDILDLRTLLPLDYDAIKAAVHRTGRVLVLHEDTMTGGIGGEIAAWVGEHCFELLDAPVLRCASLDTPVPFNTELENNFLAKARLHETVVKLLKY is encoded by the coding sequence ATGCACTTCGATAGTAAAGATTTAACCTATGACCAACTGGTTCATTTGTATAAGAGCCTGTTATTGCCCCGGCTGATCGAAGAAAAGATGCTGGTGTTGTTGCGGCAGGGAAAAATCTCGAAATGGTTTAGTGGAATTGGGCAGGAAGCAATTGCCGTGGGAGTTACGCAGGCGCTGGACGAAGACGAGTGGATTTTACCCCTGCACCGGAACCTGGGCGTGTTTACAAGCCGGCATATGCCGCTGCATAAATTACTGATGCAATGGCAGGGAAACCAGAGCGGGTATAGTAAAGGGCGGGAGCGCAGTTTTCACTTTGGAAATGCCCAGCACCATATTTGTGGGATGATTTCGCATTTGGGGCCGCAGTTAGGTATTGCAGATGGAATAGCCCTGGCGCATAAACTACGCAAAGAAGATAAAGTAGTGGTGGTGTTTACCGGTGAAGGCGGCACGAGTGAAGGCGATTTTCACGAAGCGGTGAATGTGGCCGCCGTGTGGGACCTGCCCGTGATCTTTGTGATAGAGAACAATGGCTATGCCCTGAGCACCCCCGTGAATGAACAATACCGTTGTGAAGCGCTGGTTGAAAAAGCCCGCGGTTATGGTATTGACGGGGTAAAGATTGATGGAAATAACATCCTCAATGTATACGACACCATCAAAGGTGTAAAGAAATACTGCCTTGAATACCAGCGGCCCTACCTGGTTGAATGCGCAACCTTCCGCATGCGCGGCCATGAAGAGGCCAGCGGCACCAAATACGTTCCTCAATATTTGTTTGAAGTGTGGGATATAAAAGACCCCATCAGGAATTTTGAGCAGTTCCTGTTATCAAAACAGGTGCTGAAAAAAGAAGAGCTCGATGCCATTCACCAGGACCTGAAAGACTATGTAGACGTTGAATGTAATATCGGGTTCAACGCCAAACCCATGTATGTTGATACAGGCAGGGAGTTGCGCGAGGTATATGCCGAAAACAAGCTGGATGTAAGGGGCATGCGCTACGATGAAGAAAACCCCGAAGCTGCCGGTTCCGTTAAAGAGCAACGGTTTATTGACGCTATAAAAGAAGGACTGCACCAAAGTATGCAGCAACATGCCGACCTTATTTTAATGGGTCAGGACATTGCCGAATACGGCGGCGTATTTAAAATAACAGAAGGTTTTGTAGAAGAGTTTGGTAAAGACCGTGTTCGCAACACCCCGTTGTGTGAAAGCGCCATTTTGGGCGCCGCACTGGGCCTGAACATACAGGGCTACCGGTCGATGATAGAAATGCAGTTTGCCGATTTTGTGACCATGGGTTTTACGCAGATCGTAAACAACCTGGCCAAGATCCATTACCGTTGGGGCCAGTCGGCCAATGTGGTTATAAGAATGCCCTGTGGCGCCGGAGTAGGGGCGGGGCCCTTCCATTCCCAAACCAATGAAGCCTGGTTTGTGCATACCCCGGGGTTGAAGGTAGTGTATCCATCTACCCCTGCCGATGCAAAGGGACTGCTTATCGCCGCCATCAATGATCCCAATCCCGTGTTGTTTTTTGAGCATAAAGCATTATACCGGAGTGTACATGGCAATGTGCCCGAAGGCTATTATGAAACCGAGATTGGCAAAGCCCGGCATGCCCGTGCGGGTGAGGATTGCAGCATTATCACCTACGGACAAGGAGTAATATGGGCGGAAGAGTATGCTGCGCATCATCCTGAGGTGTCCATAGACATTCTTGACCTGCGCACCTTGTTGCCGCTCGATTATGACGCTATTAAAGCTGCTGTTCACAGAACCGGCCGGGTGCTGGTGCTGCATGAGGATACGATGACCGGAGGCATTGGCGGAGAAATAGCCGCCTGGGTGGGGGAACATTGTTTTGAGCTGTTGGATGCGCCGGTTTTGCGCTGTGCCTCCCTCGATACGCCGGTACCATTCAATACCGAGCTGGAAAATAATTTCCTGGCAAAAGCCCGGTTGCACGAAACAGTGGTCAAGTTATTAAAATATTAA
- a CDS encoding Uma2 family endonuclease, with protein sequence MNSTATILPHYTYDDWKHWEGKWELIKGIPHAMSPSPVPKHQRIAGNIFTEFRLPLKTYNRGAPYQPLDYRVSDDTILQPDMLVVCGEISKQYLDFTPALVVEVLSPSTALKDRHTKYGIYEKQGIKYYIIIAPDKEEVEIYELIDGEYQLKQNGRNLVHEFSFSECNARVDFKEIW encoded by the coding sequence GTGAATAGTACAGCCACAATATTGCCACATTATACATACGATGATTGGAAACATTGGGAAGGGAAATGGGAGTTGATCAAAGGCATTCCACATGCTATGAGCCCCTCGCCTGTTCCAAAACATCAAAGGATTGCAGGAAATATATTTACAGAATTTCGTTTGCCATTAAAAACTTATAACAGGGGTGCCCCCTACCAGCCATTAGATTATCGAGTAAGTGATGATACCATTTTACAGCCTGACATGTTAGTTGTGTGTGGTGAAATTTCCAAACAATATTTGGATTTCACACCAGCTCTTGTAGTTGAAGTATTGTCGCCTTCTACTGCCTTAAAAGACCGGCATACCAAATACGGAATTTACGAGAAGCAAGGAATTAAATATTATATCATTATAGCTCCAGATAAAGAAGAAGTGGAGATATATGAATTAATAGATGGGGAATACCAATTAAAGCAAAATGGTAGAAACCTTGTACACGAATTTTCCTTTTCAGAATGCAATGCCCGCGTTGATTTTAAAGAAATCTGGTAA
- a CDS encoding carboxy terminal-processing peptidase has protein sequence MRIFLVLILVVAGCNVVNAQSIQKAVTDAYVVSRMVEKFHIQPRPLDDERSAAIFNELMQELDQQRIFFSQDDVKKLSAYRLQLDDQIRDKKSDFLELLVSTYKQRMLQADTMLDNICKTPFNFTLKEKYTVAEDTTYPAGIPAMHVKMYKLLKMTVLAGILEYNELAFPTKQPTKRLVDSLEPSLRKKANVTIKRSVKRILQSPLGIEFMIGNMYCQALAVTYDPHTAYFSADAKENFESQLGKKPLEYGLTFSKDEDGHAQIDYLKPGSSAYQSGRLNKGDKVQSIQWENKQPIDVADAEVEEIERTLAASGGNTVNITVKKADGTTRQVALHKERLEEQEDKEEDKVKSYILQGDRKVGYISLPAFYSDWEGTLGINGCANDVAKEIIKLKKENIEGLMIDLRYNGGGSLQEAVELSGIFIDAGPVAQLKYKSEPKPETLKDAVRGTIYDGPLLLLVNGFSASASEMVAAVMQDYHRALIVGSPTYGKATAQIVLPMDTTINLENFNGKTAASSYIKLTTSRLFRVNGTTAQAHGVQPDIVLPDLTDAVPEREVNEKYALPPTTIDANKYYKPLAPLPVAAADAVAKKEVAASPYFSYVQRYLEYTKTANAKHDISLFIDEAWQRKKAKEQQLEALKEPKDDKAIYKVVKPAVQKQRAHDGELDDEWKENLLADAYVKIAYQVLGTMKQ, from the coding sequence ATGCGCATATTTCTTGTTCTGATCCTTGTTGTAGCAGGCTGTAACGTAGTTAATGCCCAATCAATTCAAAAAGCTGTTACCGATGCTTATGTGGTGAGCCGCATGGTGGAAAAGTTTCACATTCAACCCCGCCCGTTAGACGATGAGCGGTCGGCAGCCATCTTCAATGAGCTGATGCAGGAGTTGGATCAACAACGCATATTCTTTTCGCAGGACGATGTAAAAAAGTTGTCTGCCTATCGCCTGCAACTCGATGACCAGATCAGGGATAAAAAATCAGACTTCCTCGAATTATTGGTTTCTACCTACAAACAGCGAATGCTGCAGGCAGATACCATGCTGGATAATATTTGTAAAACGCCTTTTAATTTCACCCTGAAAGAAAAGTATACGGTAGCGGAAGACACTACTTACCCCGCAGGCATCCCGGCTATGCATGTAAAAATGTATAAGCTGCTTAAGATGACGGTGCTGGCAGGTATACTGGAATACAACGAACTCGCCTTTCCAACAAAACAGCCAACAAAAAGACTGGTAGACAGCCTGGAACCTTCCCTGAGGAAAAAGGCGAATGTGACCATTAAGCGGTCGGTAAAAAGGATCCTGCAAAGTCCGCTGGGAATTGAATTCATGATCGGCAATATGTATTGCCAGGCGCTGGCGGTGACCTATGACCCACATACCGCATATTTTTCAGCCGATGCCAAGGAGAATTTTGAAAGCCAGCTTGGCAAGAAGCCCCTCGAATATGGATTGACTTTTAGCAAAGACGAAGACGGACATGCGCAGATCGATTACCTGAAACCAGGTAGCTCAGCTTATCAAAGCGGCCGTTTAAATAAAGGGGACAAGGTACAATCCATACAATGGGAAAATAAACAACCTATCGATGTGGCTGATGCAGAGGTAGAAGAAATTGAAAGAACCTTGGCTGCCTCCGGTGGCAATACGGTTAACATTACCGTGAAAAAAGCAGACGGTACTACCAGGCAGGTAGCCTTACATAAAGAACGTTTAGAAGAGCAGGAAGATAAAGAGGAGGATAAAGTAAAAAGTTATATCCTGCAGGGTGACCGCAAAGTAGGTTACATTTCATTGCCCGCCTTTTACTCAGACTGGGAAGGGACACTGGGTATAAACGGTTGCGCCAATGACGTAGCCAAAGAGATCATCAAATTAAAGAAAGAAAACATTGAAGGCCTGATGATAGACCTGCGCTATAACGGCGGCGGATCGTTGCAGGAAGCAGTTGAACTGTCGGGGATATTTATAGATGCCGGTCCGGTAGCACAGCTGAAATATAAATCGGAGCCCAAACCCGAAACATTAAAAGATGCCGTGCGTGGTACCATCTATGATGGTCCCTTATTGTTGTTAGTAAATGGCTTCAGCGCATCCGCCTCGGAAATGGTGGCGGCCGTTATGCAGGATTACCACCGTGCTCTGATAGTTGGCTCACCAACTTATGGAAAAGCTACCGCCCAGATTGTTTTGCCAATGGACACTACCATTAACCTGGAAAACTTCAACGGGAAAACAGCTGCTTCCAGTTATATAAAACTTACCACTTCCAGGCTGTTTAGGGTAAACGGCACTACTGCACAGGCGCATGGAGTACAACCAGATATCGTTCTGCCCGATTTAACCGACGCCGTTCCTGAACGGGAGGTGAATGAAAAATATGCATTGCCACCAACGACTATAGACGCAAACAAATATTATAAGCCACTGGCACCGTTACCAGTGGCGGCTGCAGATGCAGTAGCGAAGAAAGAAGTAGCAGCTTCGCCTTACTTCAGTTATGTACAACGATACCTAGAATACACAAAAACCGCCAACGCAAAACATGATATTTCGTTGTTCATAGATGAAGCCTGGCAGCGGAAGAAAGCAAAAGAACAACAACTGGAGGCGCTCAAAGAACCCAAAGATGACAAAGCCATTTATAAAGTAGTAAAGCCTGCCGTACAAAAGCAGCGCGCGCATGATGGGGAGTTAGATGATGAGTGGAAAGAGAACCTGTTAGCCGATGCCTATGTAAAGATCGCTTACCAGGTACTCGGAACTATGAAACAGTAA
- a CDS encoding LIC11966 family surface protein has translation MKKIVRNLLLLLMVCMSITLSSQGQAIENPGEYMTAISKARGDMDVKYMQYLSAAAHGRKARKVEKLRAEVIETINQCKYKTTDLPKYKGDNSLRQGSIDYITLCYRVFNEDYKKIVDMEEVAEQSFDAMSAYLLLQDKVSEKLNEGSNQLHKTAMDFAAKYNVRIDSTQNALSNKLDLAGKLNNYTNSVFLIFFKCNWQDMEMVTAMNNKKVNDVEQSRNSLLRFATDGLKGLDTLKSFNGDPSLANACRDVLKYYKKMAEADVPKLTDFYLKEENFTKTKKSFEAKPTSSRTKEDVDGFNKTVNEYNEAVNNFNKTNNTMNKERTQTMNTWEAVQKKFADANMPYYKG, from the coding sequence ATGAAAAAAATTGTACGCAACCTGCTCCTATTACTCATGGTATGTATGAGTATTACCTTATCATCGCAAGGCCAGGCAATTGAAAACCCCGGTGAATACATGACCGCTATCAGTAAAGCCCGTGGTGATATGGATGTAAAGTATATGCAATACCTCAGCGCAGCAGCCCATGGCCGTAAAGCCCGTAAAGTGGAGAAGTTACGTGCTGAAGTAATTGAGACCATCAATCAATGCAAATACAAAACAACCGACCTGCCGAAATACAAAGGCGACAACTCGCTTCGCCAAGGATCTATCGACTACATCACCTTGTGCTACCGCGTTTTTAACGAAGACTATAAAAAGATCGTCGATATGGAAGAAGTGGCAGAGCAATCATTTGATGCGATGTCGGCCTACCTGTTGTTGCAGGATAAAGTTTCGGAAAAGTTGAATGAAGGATCAAACCAGTTGCACAAAACTGCTATGGACTTTGCCGCTAAATATAATGTGCGAATAGATAGTACCCAGAATGCATTAAGCAACAAACTGGACCTTGCCGGTAAACTGAACAATTACACCAATTCGGTTTTTCTCATCTTCTTTAAATGTAACTGGCAGGATATGGAAATGGTGACTGCCATGAATAATAAAAAGGTGAATGATGTAGAGCAATCGCGTAATTCATTGTTGCGCTTTGCCACTGATGGGTTAAAAGGCCTTGATACGTTGAAAAGCTTTAATGGCGATCCATCACTGGCTAATGCCTGCCGCGATGTGCTGAAGTATTATAAGAAAATGGCGGAGGCTGATGTGCCGAAGCTTACTGACTTTTATTTGAAGGAAGAGAACTTCACAAAAACAAAGAAGTCGTTTGAGGCCAAGCCAACCAGCAGCCGTACTAAAGAAGATGTGGATGGTTTTAATAAAACGGTGAATGAGTACAACGAGGCTGTGAACAACTTCAACAAAACAAACAACACGATGAACAAAGAGCGCACCCAAACCATGAACACCTGGGAAGCGGTGCAAAAGAAGTTTGCAGATGCGAATATGCCTTATTATAAGGGGTAA
- a CDS encoding penicillin acylase family protein, giving the protein MKKFILLLLLPVSLVAQTKEEINQWEQQAKQVTIIRDNWGIPHVYGKTDADCVFGLLYAQCEDDFKRVEANYIDILGRSAEVYGEKNLYTDLYTRLLIDSAGAKSDYNNSPAWLKKLLNAFAAGVNYYLYKHPAVKPALLTRFEPWFQLMWTDGSIAAIQSGGLTVDELKKFYTNDPTSTVQVKKTEEDEVATGSNGFAVAPSRTASGNAILYINPHVTFYFRPEVHVISEEGLNAYGAVTWGQLFVYQGFNEHCGWMHTSGYSDVSDLYAETISKQGRQFYYQYEKTQLPVKQRAVTLSYKDGDQIKTTTVNTWYTQHGPVMGSRNGKWLSVKANNRSMSSLIQSWQRTKANGFEAFKKNMELLSNASNNTVFADDKGNIAYWHGNFIPRRDTAYDWNQPVDGSTKATDWKGLHILNETIHLYNPASGFIQNCNSTPFTASGISSPKKANYPAYMSTEPENFRGITAARLLAKAQKFTIDSIIANGYNTTLSAFEELIPAMVKAYDNEYRKNNPYNGSLAEAVATLAHWDQKANDSSEATTLAIEWIQNLMPIMAKVQVNGKGVDLVSRVHIYANTATANELVGTLLTSMSDLKKKYGSWFTRWGTINRYQRLTGNLEETYDDNKPSLPVGMAASTWGCLPSFVSKYVNGSLKRYGYNGNSFICAVEFGKRVKAKSLLAGGESGDPNSKHFGDQAKMYTKGIFKDVLFYKEEVLQHAERTYRPGE; this is encoded by the coding sequence ATGAAGAAATTCATTCTACTCCTGTTATTGCCCGTGTCATTGGTAGCTCAAACCAAAGAAGAAATAAACCAGTGGGAGCAACAGGCAAAACAGGTAACCATCATCCGTGATAATTGGGGTATCCCTCATGTTTATGGAAAAACCGATGCCGATTGCGTATTTGGGTTACTGTATGCCCAGTGCGAAGATGATTTTAAAAGAGTAGAAGCCAACTACATCGATATTTTAGGCAGAAGTGCAGAAGTATATGGCGAAAAAAACCTGTATACCGATCTGTACACCCGACTACTGATCGATTCAGCCGGCGCCAAAAGCGACTATAATAACAGTCCGGCCTGGTTAAAAAAACTATTGAACGCATTTGCAGCGGGCGTCAATTATTACCTGTACAAACACCCGGCAGTAAAACCAGCATTACTCACGCGTTTTGAACCCTGGTTTCAGTTGATGTGGACAGACGGCAGTATTGCAGCCATTCAAAGTGGCGGCTTAACCGTTGACGAATTAAAAAAGTTTTACACCAACGATCCCACTTCTACGGTTCAGGTTAAAAAAACTGAAGAAGATGAAGTAGCCACCGGTTCCAATGGATTTGCGGTGGCGCCGTCCCGTACGGCATCGGGCAATGCCATTCTGTATATCAATCCGCATGTAACGTTTTATTTCAGACCCGAAGTACATGTGATCAGTGAAGAAGGCCTGAATGCGTATGGCGCTGTAACGTGGGGACAGCTTTTTGTTTACCAGGGATTCAACGAGCATTGTGGCTGGATGCATACTTCCGGTTATTCAGATGTTTCTGATCTGTATGCAGAAACGATCAGCAAACAGGGCAGGCAATTTTATTATCAATATGAGAAAACGCAGTTACCGGTAAAACAACGTGCCGTTACGCTGAGTTACAAAGATGGCGATCAAATAAAAACAACTACCGTTAACACCTGGTATACCCAACATGGTCCCGTTATGGGCAGCCGGAATGGCAAATGGCTTAGTGTAAAAGCCAATAACCGTTCTATGAGTTCATTGATACAATCGTGGCAGCGTACTAAAGCCAACGGGTTTGAAGCGTTCAAAAAGAATATGGAGCTGTTGTCAAACGCCTCTAATAACACGGTGTTTGCAGATGACAAGGGTAACATTGCCTACTGGCATGGTAATTTTATTCCACGCCGCGATACTGCTTATGATTGGAACCAACCGGTTGATGGCAGTACAAAGGCCACCGATTGGAAGGGTCTGCATATATTGAATGAAACTATTCATTTGTATAACCCAGCCAGTGGATTTATTCAGAATTGTAACTCCACGCCATTTACAGCTTCAGGTATAAGTAGTCCGAAGAAAGCGAATTATCCGGCGTACATGTCAACTGAACCGGAAAACTTCCGTGGTATTACTGCGGCACGCTTACTGGCGAAGGCGCAAAAATTTACCATCGATTCCATAATCGCAAATGGGTATAATACTACGCTCTCAGCATTTGAAGAGTTGATCCCTGCAATGGTAAAAGCATACGATAATGAGTACCGTAAAAATAATCCCTATAATGGCAGCCTTGCAGAAGCAGTCGCTACTTTAGCGCATTGGGACCAGAAGGCAAACGATTCATCAGAAGCTACTACCCTGGCCATTGAATGGATACAAAATTTAATGCCGATAATGGCCAAAGTACAGGTAAATGGCAAGGGCGTTGACCTGGTTTCACGGGTACACATCTATGCTAATACCGCCACAGCCAATGAACTGGTGGGTACATTGCTTACTTCCATGAGTGACCTGAAAAAAAAATATGGCAGCTGGTTTACCCGTTGGGGCACTATTAACCGCTATCAACGTCTCACCGGCAATCTGGAGGAAACCTATGATGATAACAAACCGAGTTTGCCTGTAGGTATGGCAGCCAGCACCTGGGGATGTTTGCCTTCGTTTGTAAGCAAATATGTAAATGGCTCCTTAAAAAGGTATGGCTACAATGGCAACAGCTTTATTTGCGCCGTAGAATTTGGCAAGCGGGTAAAAGCAAAATCATTACTCGCTGGTGGTGAAAGCGGCGATCCCAATTCCAAACACTTCGGCGACCAGGCGAAGATGTATACGAAGGGGATATTTAAGGATGTGTTGTTTTATAAGGAAGAAGTGTTGCAACATGCAGAAAGGACGTATCGGCCGGGGGAGTGA
- a CDS encoding N-acyl-D-amino-acid deacylase family protein — MRKLLMACLLLAGITCLGQNACDVLIKNGRIIDGTGNSWFYGDVAVKAGKIIAVGKLTDYTAPKTIDANKMIVAPGFIDVHAHVEGAIFQWPTADNYIYDGVTTVITGNCGGSASNLKNFFNRIDSLHPSINIASLVGHNTIRDQVMHHDNRLPTTAEQQQMESLVEEAMKDGAVGLSTGLIYIPGTFANTEEVVGLATMASRYNGVYASHIRNEENKCVEAINEAINIGKAANIPVEISHFKIGGKGNWGTSNITLGLVQQARQEGWDVTIDQYPYTASSTNLGVRLPDWAFAGGNDSLKIRLHDPVLRAQIKKEMLQQLQKYKFKNYSYCVVASYSADSTYNGKSITDINKLMGRRSKATEEAETIMDMVEKGGAQMVYHSMNEDDVKYIMKYPFCMSGADAGVPVPGKGMPHPRGYGTNARVLGKYVRDEKVISLEEAIRRMTSLAAQKFQLKDRGLLKEGMAADIVVFDDKTVSDHATFEQPHQYSTGFYYVLVNGQLVVDNSKHTGARSGIPLYGPSKKF, encoded by the coding sequence ATGAGAAAATTATTGATGGCCTGCCTGTTATTGGCAGGTATAACCTGCCTTGGTCAAAACGCCTGCGATGTGTTGATTAAGAATGGCCGTATCATCGATGGTACCGGCAACTCCTGGTTTTATGGCGATGTAGCAGTAAAAGCCGGGAAAATAATTGCCGTAGGAAAACTGACTGATTATACGGCCCCTAAAACCATCGACGCCAATAAAATGATCGTCGCGCCCGGTTTTATTGATGTGCATGCGCATGTGGAGGGCGCCATTTTTCAATGGCCTACAGCCGATAACTATATTTACGATGGTGTTACCACAGTTATAACCGGCAACTGTGGAGGTTCTGCATCCAATCTGAAAAACTTTTTTAATCGCATCGATAGCCTGCATCCTTCCATTAACATTGCTTCATTGGTAGGTCACAATACCATTCGCGACCAGGTTATGCACCACGATAACCGCCTGCCAACAACGGCAGAGCAACAGCAAATGGAATCGCTGGTGGAAGAAGCCATGAAAGATGGGGCTGTTGGCCTCAGCACCGGGCTTATTTATATTCCCGGCACATTTGCCAATACTGAAGAAGTGGTTGGACTGGCAACGATGGCATCGAGGTACAACGGCGTTTATGCCTCACATATCCGGAATGAAGAAAACAAATGCGTGGAGGCCATTAATGAAGCTATTAACATCGGCAAAGCTGCCAATATTCCCGTAGAGATCTCGCACTTTAAGATCGGAGGAAAAGGTAATTGGGGCACCAGCAACATTACGCTGGGACTGGTGCAACAGGCCCGGCAGGAAGGCTGGGATGTAACTATTGACCAATATCCCTATACGGCCAGCAGTACCAACCTTGGTGTACGCCTGCCCGACTGGGCTTTTGCCGGTGGTAACGACTCCTTAAAAATACGGCTGCACGATCCCGTATTACGCGCACAGATCAAGAAAGAAATGCTGCAGCAATTACAGAAGTACAAATTCAAAAACTACAGTTACTGTGTGGTGGCCAGTTATTCGGCCGATAGCACCTACAATGGCAAAAGCATTACCGATATTAACAAGCTGATGGGCCGCAGATCAAAAGCTACCGAAGAGGCAGAAACCATAATGGACATGGTAGAAAAAGGCGGCGCACAAATGGTGTACCACAGCATGAATGAAGACGATGTGAAATACATCATGAAGTATCCTTTTTGCATGAGTGGCGCCGATGCCGGCGTTCCGGTACCAGGCAAAGGCATGCCGCATCCCCGTGGCTATGGCACCAATGCCCGGGTGTTGGGTAAATATGTACGCGATGAAAAAGTGATCTCCCTCGAAGAAGCCATCCGCCGCATGACCTCGCTGGCAGCGCAAAAGTTCCAACTAAAAGACCGTGGGTTATTAAAAGAAGGTATGGCCGCTGATATTGTGGTTTTTGACGATAAAACCGTGAGCGATCATGCCACCTTTGAACAACCACATCAATACTCAACCGGTTTTTATTATGTGTTGGTAAATGGTCAATTGGTTGTTGACAACAGTAAACATACAGGCGCGCGTAGTGGCATTCCTTTATACGGCCCCTCGAAAAAATTCTAA
- a CDS encoding CsbD family protein, with amino-acid sequence MDKLEIKGNWNKWKGKIKQAYGNLTDDEIKYEEGKDEEWMGRMQEKTGKTRDDLVKWLKSLG; translated from the coding sequence ATGGATAAGTTAGAAATTAAAGGCAACTGGAATAAGTGGAAAGGAAAGATAAAGCAAGCCTATGGCAACTTAACAGACGATGAGATTAAATACGAAGAGGGAAAAGATGAAGAATGGATGGGCCGGATGCAGGAAAAAACGGGTAAAACCCGCGATGACCTGGTAAAATGGCTTAAATCATTAGGCTAA
- a CDS encoding Cof-type HAD-IIB family hydrolase, whose translation MKQTIKAIFLDIDGTLITTQKAVSKNVTTEIQRVQSVYKTPMYYISARMPKGINTVGSQLKLNELIIAYTGAIIMDGKNIIRESHITSDISARIIKEVTDANIEYVGLYSYDSWYVNGDNYWTQREILGTKVEPDGMDIKGFTPGNIHKIMLRDTPEKISVIDEQLRAHGQVNVFKTRDTTLEIFDTSCSKAVSVKFMSEHFNIPLESMMAIGDSEGDKEMIQTVGYGIAMGNAEESIKEIAFDVTTSNDEDGVAQALKKYFP comes from the coding sequence TTGAAACAGACAATAAAGGCTATTTTTTTAGATATTGATGGAACCCTGATAACTACCCAAAAAGCAGTTTCCAAAAATGTAACAACTGAAATACAACGAGTTCAAAGTGTTTACAAGACGCCCATGTACTATATTTCGGCCCGGATGCCCAAAGGGATCAATACAGTGGGCAGCCAGCTGAAGCTGAATGAATTGATAATCGCCTATACCGGGGCGATTATTATGGATGGTAAAAATATAATCCGGGAATCGCACATTACTTCAGACATCAGTGCGAGAATTATAAAGGAAGTAACTGACGCGAACATCGAATATGTAGGACTTTACTCTTACGACAGCTGGTACGTGAATGGTGATAATTACTGGACGCAGCGGGAGATCCTGGGTACAAAGGTGGAACCGGATGGGATGGATATTAAAGGTTTTACGCCTGGAAATATTCATAAGATCATGTTGCGCGATACGCCGGAAAAGATTAGTGTGATCGATGAGCAATTAAGAGCGCATGGGCAGGTGAATGTTTTCAAAACCAGGGATACCACGCTGGAGATCTTTGATACCTCCTGTTCAAAAGCAGTATCGGTAAAATTTATGTCGGAGCATTTTAATATTCCATTGGAGAGCATGATGGCAATTGGCGATAGCGAAGGGGATAAAGAAATGATCCAAACAGTGGGTTATGGAATTGCCATGGGAAATGCAGAAGAATCGATAAAAGAGATTGCTTTTGATGTTACCACCTCCAATGATGAAGATGGTGTAGCCCAGGCACTGAAAAAATATTTTCCATAA